One Oncorhynchus keta strain PuntledgeMale-10-30-2019 chromosome 11, Oket_V2, whole genome shotgun sequence DNA window includes the following coding sequences:
- the LOC118381741 gene encoding dynein light chain 2, cytoplasmic — translation MTDRKAVIKNADMSEDMQQDAVDCATQAMEKYNIEKDIAAYIKKEFDKKYNPTWHCIVGRNFGSYVTHETKHFIYFYLGQVAILLFKSG, via the exons ATGACCGACAGGAAGGCTGTCATAAAGAATGCCGACATGTCAGAGGACATGCAGCAGGATGCTGTGGACTGTGCCACTCAGGCCATGGAGAAATACAACATTGAGAAGGATATCGCTGCTTACATCAAGAAG GAGTTTGACAAGAAGTACAACCCCACGTGGCATTGCATTGTGGGTAGAAACTTTGGCAGCTACGTGACGCATGAAACCAAACACTTCATCTACTTCTACCTGGGCCAGGTGGCCATCCTGCTCTTCAAGTCTGGTTGA